From one Rhodamnia argentea isolate NSW1041297 chromosome 1, ASM2092103v1, whole genome shotgun sequence genomic stretch:
- the LOC115728717 gene encoding membrane protein PM19L, whose protein sequence is MASGGAKSAAFVLLLLNLLLYFVVSVIAVWAVNHAIMRSRETASVLEVPARIFPIYFPFGNMATGYLVIFSLIAGIVGMTTSATGIQNITRGGIANLHAAAASSLITLFLTFLAMGLACKEIDIGWTDANLRTLEVMVIFVSATQLFCTGAVHAGVSDVTNTQSAYRGGRV, encoded by the exons ATGGCATCAGGAGGCGCGAAATCAGCAGCATTCGTCCTGTTACTCCTCAACCTCCTGCTCTACTTCGTTGTGAGTGTCATCGCCGTGTGGGCTGTGAATCATGCCATCATGAGATCTCGAGAAACTG CTTCAGTTTTGGAGGTCCCGGCCCGTATATTCCCGATATACTTTCCGTTCGGAAACATGGCAACTGGATACCTAGTCATCTTCTCACTGATCGCAGGGATCGTGGGCATGACGACTTCGGCTACCGGCATCCAGAACATCACTCGAGGGGGTATCGCAAACTTGCACGCGGCTGCCGCCTCTTCTCTCATCACTTTGTTTCTAACTTTTTTGGCTATGGG ATTGGCATGTAAGGAAATCGACATCGGCTGGACTGATGCGAATCTG AGAACTCTAGAAGTAATGGTGATATTTGTGAGTGCAACCCAGCTCTTCTGTACCGGTGCCGTTCATGCCGGGGTTTCAGATGTTACAAACACACAAAGTGCCTACCGCGGTGGAAGAGTTTGA
- the LOC115728716 gene encoding BI1-like protein, with product MDGYARVGKLEKDLELGNGETLYPGLSYGENQLRWGFIRKVYGILAAQIVLTTVVSSVTVLYAPVNDLLRGNSGLLLFLMFLPLLSLWPLHIYQQKHPLNFVFLGLFTLSLSFTVGVSCANTDGRIVLEALILTSSVVCALTGYTFWASKKGKDFSYLGPILFTGLIVLIMTSFMQMMFPVGPTSVAIYGGIAAVIFSGYIVYDTENLIKRFTYDEYIWASVTLYLDILNLFLTILRMLRQGDN from the exons atggacggATACGCGAGGGTGGGCAAGTTGGAGAAGGACCTAGAGCTCGGAAATGGGGAGACGCTGTACCCGGGCCTGAGCTACGGCGAGAACCAGCTCCGATGGGGCTTCATCCGCAAGGTGTACGGGATCCTCGCCGCGCAGATCGTCCTCACCACCGTCGTCTCCTCCGTCACCGTCCTCTACGCCCCCGTCAACGACCTCCTCCGCGGGAACTCCGGCCTCTTGCTCTTCCTCATGTTCCTCCCCCTCCTTT CGTTGTGGCCTCTTCACATTTATCAGCAGAAGCACCCATTGAACTTTGTCTTCCTCGGTCTCTTTACCTTGTCACTGAGCTTCACTGTTGGTGTCAGCTGTGCAAATACCGATG GAAGAATTGTCCTTGAAGCCTTGATTTTGACCTCATCAGTGGTTTGTGCCTTGACTGGATACACTTTCTGGGCTTCTAAGAAGGGCAAGGATTTCAGCTATCTTGGTCCAATCCTCTTTACCGGCCTCATTGTTCTCATCATGACTAGCTTCATGCAG ATGATGTTCCCGGTTGGCCCTACATCAGTGGCCATCTATGGTGGAATAGCTGCTGTCATCTTCTCAGGGTACATTGTTTATGACACCGAGAACTTGATCAAGCGCTTTACCTACGATGAGTACATTTGGGCATCCGTCACTCTTTATCTGGACATCCTGAACCTGTT